One Tachypleus tridentatus isolate NWPU-2018 chromosome 3, ASM421037v1, whole genome shotgun sequence DNA window includes the following coding sequences:
- the LOC143247155 gene encoding protocadherin alpha-11-like isoform X2, translating into MNKEDGEICEIRVNVKDINNKPPKFRLEERSFEVTENVENAPITNLTAYDFDSNNKLRYRINFTSSTAYMPNFRPVDVGKYNYEKLFNLNKETGELQVQGMLDRESVKRIEMFLTVEDENAEVGRPQTAQGDLTIIKKVDYEEHQWLNFTVTATDSGNPNHSSNTFVFLEVGDVNDNDPVFLNESYKVEILEEGMNYLLLLTVKATDKDSNTYGMYGLVNYRLQRGFNLEHRSSRS; encoded by the exons ATGAATAAGGAAGATGGTGAAATATGTGAGATTCGAGTAAATGtaaaagatataaacaataaACCCCCAAAATTCAGACTTGAAGAGAGAAGTTTTGAAGTGACAGAAAATGTTGAAAATGCACCTATTACCAATCTTACAGCTTATGATTTTGATTCAAATAATAAGTTAAGGTATCGAATTAATTTTACCTCCTCTACAGCTTATATGCCAAACTTTAGACCAGTTGATGTAGGGAAATACAACTATGAAAAGTTGTTTAATTTGAATAAAGAAACTGGAGAATTACAGGTTCAGGGAATGCTAGACAGAGAGAGCGTAAAGagaattgaaatgtttttaacagtAGAAGACGAAAATGCTGAAGTAGGAAGACCACAAACAGCTCAAG GGGATCTCACAATAATTAAGAAAGTAGATTACGAAGAACACCAATGGCTCAATTTCACTGTGACTGCAACAGACAGTGGAAATCCTAACCATTCATCTAATACGTTTGTCTTTCTGGAGGTTGGAGATGTAAATGATAATGATCCAGTGTTTCTTAATGAATCCTACAAAGTTGAAATTTTAGAAGAAGGGatgaattatttacttttattaacagtTAAAGCAACTGACAAAGATTCCAACACCTATGGCATGTATGGTTTGGTCAACTACAGGTTACAAAGAG GGTTCAATCTTGAACATAGATCGTCTAGATCGTAA